The window TTTTGCAGAAATGGTCAAAAATAACGCCCCCTGTaccttatattattattatttattcaatttggtataccgccccatccccggagggctctgtgcCAGTACTTGCAAGTGCAGAGGGACCATGGTATGCAAATGCCTGTGCTGCTCTGGTAGCAATTAACTGGGGGATTCcaccttttaaagctgcttttatgGTCTTATGCTGGTTTGAGCACAATTCTAGATATTCTTTCGGGCTGTTGgatgttgttttatgctgtttttacattttatattaatattggACATTCTTATGTTGAAGTAGGTCTTTGGAAAGGCACCATATATATTGTAATAGGCATTTAGGGGCATTTAAGAGGGTTTGGGGACATGTTCTTTGATTTCAGAAAACCGTAATTCTTCCATGTTTATGTATTCCCCATCTCAACTAAGTTTCTGTTGTATTGCCTTCTGTTAATGAATCAACATAAACTCAATGGAATGCCACAGAGtaactggatttatttttccaAATATTGTGTTTAGTCATGTATTtctcaaaaaaaagggggggtgcatTTACACCAGAAAGCACTGCTGTATTAGCTCTCCATTATTCCAACTaatgttgtttgtttttcattgccAAAGAGCCACAAGTGCAGCAAACTGCTGTGGAAACAGATAAACCAGTTGGcgttgctgctgcttctctgccagaGACTCAGAAGACAGCTGAGCCCAGCAGAATAGAACAGCTGAGACCACATGAGCTTCAAAGGGCCAAGGAGACTATTCCTGTCTCAGTTGAGAAGCCCAAGTTGAGTGATGGGCGCACAGCCAAGAAAAGCCTGAGCATCCTGAACTACGTCCGGGGGCCTCTGCCCAAAGACATTCCTGTGCCACTGTCGCACAGTATGAATGGGAAGAACAAGCCATGGGAGCCCTTTATAGCTGAGGAGTTTGCACATCAGTTCCATGAGTCTGTATTGCAGTCTACACAGAAAGCACTGCAAAAACACAAAGGTAATGGGAAAGGGGAAGTAGTGACATCATAGCATTGTGCTGGGCGACTGAGTGGGAAGGAAATTCACAAGACTTCAAATGATTTAGAGCCTAGTTTTGATCTCCAAAGGAAGACGTACCTCTGCTGGCAGAAGTTCGTTTCCACATGCTTAAACTCTAGCTTTGTATGTGCAAAGGTTGTCCTGAGGCCTACCACCTTCAATTTGTGTATGCAGAGCGGAAGACAAAGAAACCAACTCAGCGAATTTGTGATTGCAGATGGAAGTTTTTGAACTTTCCATTTTTCACTGCTCTCTGCAACTTAAGTTGCTTCAAATATACATTCGATAATTTGTTCAGTCAACAATGGTTTCAGTGCATTCAAGAGAAAAGGGAAAcatgtttttgtctttttatttaaACTTGGAAAGTACCTCTGTGGAAAAACCAATATTCACTTAGCTGGTGTTAGTTTAGCTTCCTAACAGAAATATAGCATGCCTACCTAAATAAACTGTTATGATCATTGCATCAAATGCCACATATTGCTAGAGTAGTTTCAACAATTTTCAGTGGAAGGTAAGAAATGATAGCTTCATGAAATACACTGAAAAGCTCATTAATTTAATTGAGCAGGAGTGCAGAATATAAAATTACTAGGGTGTACTTGGCAGCTGCCAGTGAGaaacataataaaaaaattaagtccACCAATAGAAGCAACTGAAGGTATGGTCCGTAAATGTTTTCACTGACTAGCTCCAAGAGAGATAGTAAAATCCTCAGAAAGTGGCTCTTGTGTTGAACAAGGAGCATTCATCTTCCTGATGTatcttttatttgaaataaaacattctgtagAAATTGTTAGAAGTGCCAATGTCTTTTTAGGTAAATCTGTTTTGAAAGAAGTGATGTTGAATTTGTTGAGCACTTGATTTGAGGTTGACTAGCTGGGGTCTGAGACTCCTGTCTGCATCGGCCTTTTTCTTTGACcttcacagattctgtttcttCATCTTCTTGATTACTCATTTATTTCCTCTTCATGTTCTGTACTTCCCATGAGTTCTTTcccatcatttttgtttttttgctataaGTGACTCTTAACTCCACTCAACATTAGATGCCTTTTGAAACCTGCTTTATCTTCATTAGCCTGTTATGGGAGCTGGTTGTTACTTTTTAAATTAACgtcactttgggtttttttttcatacccAAGCAGTCCATTGAAGGATGTAGAAACTTTGTTTGTAGGGAACACAGGCAGAACAGTGCTCTTGCAGTCTTCCTGTTTTTTGGCTTTCTAGAGGTACCTGATTAACACTTtgtgaacaggatgctggattagatgggcctttggtctgacccagcttgGTTCTTCTTACATAGGTGTCAAGCTAGCCACTGTCAGATATAGTAATAATAATCATTGGAGGCACATAATATGTCtatgtttttctcttccatgttCACTTCTAGGTAATGCAATGGCGCACACTGCAGAACATAACCACAAAGTTGATGCCTCCATTCATTATAACATTCCGGAGCTGCAGACCTCAACCTGGATCTCTCCACCACAACAGAATGGCCAGAAAGATTCCCAGCATAAGGGGTTCATCCCACAACATGACAAAGTCTCTGattctgaggaagaggaggaggaagaggaagactaCTCTAGACCCAAATGGCAGGGGATTGAAGCCATCTTTGAAGCCTACCAGGAGCATATAGAAGGTAAGCTAAAGTGATGTAAGGGATCCTTGTCACTGTATTGCAGTTTAAGCTTTTTTcagtaataaaaagaaaaatgtaagcaGGTAGTCTAAGCTTAAAAGTCTTTAGCAGATACTTAAACGGCCTTTCAAAACCTttgctctggattgcactgttctggattgcactgttaatattgAACTTTCGGCATcaggccaaaatgttttttaCTCAAGTTTTTAACTGACAGATTCCATCTTTTCCAGctgtttttatggtctgcttctagaTTGAGGACTGTTCATATTCGATTGCTGGAAATTGTTTCTTTTATGTCCCCAGATTGATGATTTTATTTACTAGTTTTAGTTCTTACATTGTTGGTTTTGTGATTTATTGTATAACTTTTATATGGTGGGCTGCCTCAAGGAGGTCTCTGGAAAGGCTTTATATAAAATATGTCTCATTCTGGTCATAACTATATAATAAAGAAGAAAGTGTGGAGAAACAAATTAACAAAGAGATTGAATAATAAAAGAAAGTTTGATCAGATTCTTTCCCAACTCAAGCCCATTTGCACTTCCTCTGTTGCCACCCTGCCCAGAGGCAAGTTACTCAATGGCCAGCCTGCAAATATCACCTTAATTTCCTTACAGTAGAATTGCTCCATGTTGATTTCCTCTGCCTCCATCTTGGCAGAATATAAACTCGTGATTTTTATATTCTGAAAGTTTAACTGCATCTCAGATCCTTataaaaaaagcattaaaaggtCCTTTAGAAAACTGAAGCAGTTAGCAACATCAGAAGAGATTCAGAGGTGTCTTTCCATAAACATGTGCTGAAGACAGAAAGTTACCATCCTTTTTTATTCCACTTGAGAAAGCGAGTTAGATTCTTGGAAAGGTTATTCAGGAATTATACTGTTTAGTGTTCAAGGAGCTACAAGACTCCAGTCTGAATTCCTCAGTATGTTTCTTCCCTTGAAATGCATCTTGCCCAGTTACTTCCCCACACTGATATAGAATGCAAAATGAGAGATGGCAGATCTCCAAGACATCTCTtatttactgtgttttaaaatgcaCATAAAGTTTGTTTTAGAATGCACATAAAATGCACATATTATTCTACTTCAACAGTAGCTTAATTTTCATATTTACATTTTACATACACGGGGTTCTGCAGAACACTAtagcaagggtttttttcttccaggaAATTTCCTTGTTCAAGAGATACTTACCTGCACATCTAAaagtcttgttttgttttcagagcaAAACCTGGAACGGCAAGTGCTTCAAACTCAGTGCAGACGCTTGGAGGCTCAGCTTTTCTAGTCTCAACCCTGACAACAAGAACGGTTAATGCATACCTGTGTGGTAAAAGTGTTGATTAGCATTTACATACATTCCAGTTTCCCATAGCAAAATAAAAGGCCTCTTGGCCCAATGGATTTCAGTTCTTGTACCACAGTTTTCATTTCATTATGGGACTGGTTATTGAAACACCCTTGCTAAtgcatcagatttttaaaaatgtcttttctCCTGCACAGGAACTAAGGAATCAGAAGCAGAAGATTGTCTCCGAAAGGGAACGACTTCAGGCCGAACTAGATCACTTGAGAAAGTGCCTTGCGTTGCCTGCAATGCAGTGGTCTAGAAGTTATTTCAAGGGGTATCCCAGGTGACACTCCCTTGCACTAGGCCGAACCTATAGTATAGAAATAATAATCTATTTTATTACCtggaatatttaatatttttcacTGGGAGGTTTGAAgcttaaaaagagaaagagaatgtgCCATGCATGAAGCAAAGGACTTATGGGATCCAGGAAAAAATCCACACCCTTCTCTTGACTTCAATGCAACTGATTTTTGTAATTCTACAATTAATCCAATTAGAAGAACTTTAGTTTTGGTtcaatttaaaagttttattttccctctgttttccttcctcctgcctttttaaaaatattgttttaaaattcagAGTATCCACCAATGACACTAATATCCACTTCCCATTCAAGGGACTGGGATCATTTCCATACATATGTTCTTTTTGTTGCCATACTAGCACAATTGCTATTTTGGGGGATCTGTCCATTTAGTTGTGCTGAAATATGCTGTTTCTCAACCCAAGAGGAAACCAGGTAcacatcaatttttaaaagagaatgaaCTGGATATTTTGGATACAGAAATAAATATCTGCAGAGTAATGGGCCCAGCAGAGGAaaaatgcagcttccaaactTGACTTCCCATGCATCCATCAGCTTTCTGCTGGAAATGCACTTCACTTGaaaaataaagtgaataaataaaccTGAAGGTACATTTTTATTACTGGGGAGGGATGTGTACAGAACAGTGATCTACATACAATACACACAAATTATGTACCCCAGTGGGTTGGATTTTCATACAAAGATTTTGCAATTAAAGTTAAGAGGTGCTTCAGCCTTGTACtgtgtatatatttaaaaaaagttttgtatgtttttattacttTAATTATTGTTATAAAAAGCTTGCCATTTTCAATATgtttctgctttttgtttttttggcaaaAATAGCTTGCTTTTAGTGTTTGTACTGCTGCTGGTCAGGACATGAAACCGATattgaagtgtttttaaaaagaattttaaagaaaaagcttTTCACTGGGGCACGTGCTATCACTTTTAGATATTTTGCAATGTGTAGCACCAGAACTCTCTTGCTTGAAGACcagggatttctttctttctctcccactccctACCTTTACTCTCCTCCACGAAGCCCTTAGAACACTGAATGTTAGATGATCAGCTGATGTTGAAATGAGTTCAATCTGAGAATCCTAACATTTTAGGCAACAAAATGGTCAGAGCCCGTGAGCTTTACAgaaaagttacacccttctaagtcgactgaaaaaaaatgggcttagaagggcgtAATTCTTTTTAGGGTGCCACTGCTAGTGAAGGATTGATATTTTTTCATTGTACCAATACAACTTGCAATCACGCAACAAGCTGTGTCAGTTTTCTAAAAGTTCCACAGAATTAGCGAAATCCAGACAAAACAGCAAATGGGGGGAAAACCCTCTGAAATTTGTGCCTATAACTATCAGTGACTTTTCACAAATGCACACCTAGGAGCACAGTCTCTTTAGTGTGATTCAGTTTTGCATTAATACAGCACATATGCTATGATGTGACTGTATAGTAAAAGACTCCACGGATTTTCCCACTTCATTGGCACCTGGTGTCCGCAATACATAGAGAAGACCCAAACTGTTGGTCCTGTCACCATGGTCGCATTAATCATATGCATACCCTTGCAGCGCGGGATTACAGGTGCTAAAGCATGTTCAATTATAATGGGGGCCTAAGCACTGTACTTACCTAGTTCTGTGTTCTTGAGTCAAGCAGGTGAATTGGAGTACACATAAAGGCTATATGTGCCTTTTGAGAAGGCATTTCTTGCAATCTCTGGATCTTGTAGCTATTTCCAACATTCAGTTTTCTGACTAGTTACCAAGAGTTGGGCTGGGTTAGTGCTTATCTCCCTCAGACCCCTTTTATGGAAAACATTGGTAGTGATTTTCCCCTCCAGTGAATAGTTTTGCTCCCTTCCCATTCATAAACTATCTAGTTGGTAGCAGTAGAACGCAGGGCCTCTTCACGAAGGTGAGATGGATCAGCTAGAACTGCTCCATGTGACAAATGATGTTTGGTCTGCAAAAATGCACCATAAAAGCTCAAAGGCCTAGTTCTCACTTCAGTTCTTAGGTGGACAATAGGTATGACTCTACCAAGACTCTGTGAAGGGTAGAGACACATAATGTTtgtctcattttaaaaataaattttaaaagtgtttttttaagggTCAAGCACCAAATTGTATGTGCATATGATCTGGACACTTCCAAGCGGAATGCATTTACAAAGTGAGAATTAATCCTTGCTGTTTGTGTAGCATTTTCCCCTCTGTCTTAATTGCTCATGCCCTCCCCTGACAGTTTACACAGGCAGATGTACCTTAGCAGTAGCAAGTTTTTTTTTGAGAATAGGAGACCATGAGAAGATTGAGAATTTACCAGTTTATAGTCAAAgttcatttttgttcttttaaaagttattatAGTAGCTAATGAGCATTGCTTTCAGTCTGTTACTGTTACTTTTTTGTTCCCCTGAATGCTTACAATGGTCAATCTGCCGTGGCCAGATGCAAATAATAGAACTTCTGTGCTTTTCACAGTTACACAGAAGTGGTAATTGCAACAGGTGCAGCTTTTCTCTCATTGTGATAAAGTGCACCTCCCAAAAATTTCCTCTTAAGAACAATGGGTGAGAAGTACTGAATCCCTGGGTTCTTCCTAAAGACAGTATATCTATTACACCAAGGAACGACAAGTGGAGCAAATTTGGAGACTTGTATTAGAGAATCTTATTCCTGGATGCAGCAAGAAAAAAACTGGAGTGTTTTCACTTAGCCAAGCAATCTTTTGAACATCTGAACCAGCCATCTCCCATAACAGTATTCTGAACATCTTTACCTGCTGCACTAAGACAATCGGCTCTAATAGAGcatgaaagaaaaaagggaaagccaCTCATTTTCCCCCCTCACTGACAATAGCTATTGTCGCTCATTAGCCTAGATAACAAAGCTCTCAATATTGATTATTGATTCCAATCTATTCCACAAAGATGTTTTACCATAAGGCAGAAAAGAAACCTAAATTTATTTTATAGCCCACTACGTAGCTCAGCTGGAAAATATATCAGGGACACTGAGAAGCATTCAAACTTAAATGAGGGACCACAGCAAAACTTGCTTTGCAGTGGTTAATCTGgcttcgggggggaggggggggctggtttgtttgtttttttagtagGAAGCTCTTTCGCAATGTATTTACAAGTAGTTAACTATGGCAGCAGCTCCAAACAGTAGCTAGCATATCAAAAGGACTACAGCACTGGTAATATGGGAAGGTCCAATGCCTTTGAAAAGAGATGCCCACAATTCTTTAGAAATGGGTGAAGAGAACATCAGGTGTCTCTAAATTTACTGACCAAATAGCTTAATACCCAGTTTTACAACTTAAGTGTTTTTCACACACCTCATCATACAGTTTAGCGTGGTTGGGTTTCTTTCAAGTCAGCATGGATCacagcttttgtttttaattttgccaatggtagggatggggaagaggaatATGGGTGTATGAACAAGGAGGCCATTAAACCCAttatccaaataataataattgcactATGCATAGCTATTCTTACAAATTAGTTATGTGGGGTAGACTTTCTGGGAAGATGTTCTCAAAACCTTGACTCTGTTTTTGCAATTAAGAGACACATGAAATCCACCAGAAAAAATATGCACTTGAATTCATCCAAATTTGATGAAGTTCAGTTTTCAGGCAATGATACATAAATTGCTAGATGATTCAGAACACGTTTGAAATAATTATTTCTCCTTCATGTGATGCAAACGCATTAAATCTGAGTTTAGGTGGTATTGGTAGGAAATCACATTATTGTCCCTCCCACTGTCCTTGAAATGTTATCTTCCCCTCTGATAATGGAATACCTTCCCTTCCATTCCACCAAGTCTTGCCCCACTGCTTAAATTCTCAAACTACCACGTTTGGTCTCCTTTGCCTCCAGGGCCATGCCGCTTGGTTGTTTGTATGTAATGTGCAGAATTTCTAAAGCCAGAGCATGAGGGGACAGCAGGAGGCTAAAGCCACACCTGCTGGGGCAGTTTAGATGCTGTGAGACAAACCTGTTCTAAGTGTACTTGTttgaaatgtaatgtaatatattATTTGTTGAATGTAGTAATTAGGTATTTATGAATATATTGCTGTAATTTCTGACAAcatccaaaaataaaatgttcctaaATCATGACAAAGATTATTTTCCCAGGCCCAGTGGTGGATAAAGTTCCCCAGATGCAGCATAAATTCAAAACTTTGCTTAAGAGACCTGTGTAAGACATATATCAAACCTCGGCAGCACAAAGATCACTTCTTGTACACAGCTTTATAGCCATCCTTATACTATACTAGAGGTCACTTTTACCTCCTGTTATAATGGCAAAGCTAGACACTTGCAGAAACCCGGCAAACAGAGCATTTACAACTAAAACGAGATATGGTGTGATTGTTTTCTATCTTAAATGCCCGCACCTAGGGTGGGGGTATAAAATATGAATAAATTTGTAAAACTAAGTCATACTGCTTcacattttagcttttaggaatTAGAGTAATCTTCAGATGTAATGTAGCAAAACATGAAGAATAGTGAGAGGGAGAACAGATGGGacaatgtattaaaatgtttatataaaattGACTGCAACAGTGACCTACAAATTATAGAGACCCTGAGTCCTCATATACGGCTATGGCACCTTAGGTGTATTGTTTTCATCCTAAACCTCTTCCTTTCAGTCAATTCACAACGCAACATACAAAATACAAGTTCATCTTGTAATGGCAGACCAATAACAAACACATACATAATGCACAGCAACtaagaaaaaaacttttaaaaggttaaaaatgtaaTGAGCTGAAATTACTCTGCAAACAATCAACTCTTGATAAACAAAGATCATTAAAGAGGAATTCAGTGGCACCTCAGCAAATAacaacatttattaaaatatgctTTTATGAGCCAGAGCCGACAGTACCTTgaacttaattttgttttgaaatgtttttaatctgAAATGTTCCCTAGATAGCCAGTAGAGGTCAGGATGTCATAACCTAAATGTCTCGCTCTCTAGTGGCATATAAAAGAAGCCCCCACTTCCTTTTTCATTTCCTCTTTCAATCTAATTACCTTTTATGGAATGTGTACACCACACAGGTAGCAGCATTTACTATATGATTAATAGCCTGAGCATCATCAGCAAGTGTATATCTATGTGATTAATAATGAATAGATCCTGACTGTGGTTTTGGTACATCTGCAATATGGTTTCCATATCAGAGCTGAAAGCAGACTGCGAGCCAAAGTGATGTGCCTTGCCTTTGTGGCTCCACTTCCTACAGAATACATGCTTATTTTCACTCATCCCCCATACAGTTGTGCACTTCACCAGCTACTGTCAAGGAAACCACAGACAGTCCTTTATCTCTAAGGACAGTTGACAAATAGACTCCAGCAAGCGCTATCACAGTGGAAGCACCATGCCCCGCTGGAGTGATGGGTTAGCAGTTACATGTCATTCTTCAGGCAGGCCTTCACGGGTGCTGTGCAGCCAGGTGTTTAAAATAGTCTCATTCTGCCATCTCTCCCAGATGCATCAGAATATAAAGGTCCCACTGAGGTACTGGATCCTTGGAATAAGGGACTGATTTGTTTTCTTCATCTTGTTTTGGACTGATAGTAAAATAACCCAGCGAGGAAGCAAGACTGCAGCAAAAAGCTGCAGCCAATTCATCTTGGAATGACAGCCAAATGGGAGCCTAGCATGCCTTTGGGTGAGACCAGCTGTTTGTAAAAGATTTTAATGCAGCACCACAAATGCTGAGGAAGCACATCCTCTAAACCACTGACAGGCTGGATCTAGCTATACCATTACAGCCTTACACATCCCCACAAGCTGACACCATTAAGGATGGAATAACGTGGAAATCTTCTCTAACATTCTTGGTTTCAAAATACCCTTCTAGCattaaaagaggtggcttctgtaAGATTCAGAAACATGCCCAAATGCCTGGCCTCCATTTCACAGAGAATTTCAGCTGTCAAAAGTCCTGGGACTGGGTATTCTCTCCGGGCTGGAGATTTGTACGCAGCTTGTACATGTGATCTAAAGCTTGAGTAAGGAAAGCCCCAGTGGTGTTGATCTCCATCAGAGTCAGATTATCCAGCTTATAAAAGAGAACAGATATTACAAGACAATATTGCCAAAGTTTATAAAGCTGTGATTACACTGAGCATAACAGAATATGGTAGCATGCTTCAGATTTCAAGCTTAAAAGTTTTTTGATCAGATAGCTGAATGGCAAGAGCTTAATAACAATAAATTCAAAGGGATGAGAAGTGATTTAAATTCTGTATACGACAACAGGTAGGTGTTTAATATCATTAATTTCAATCTGTATTTCCAGTTCCTAAGACATGTCCCACATATACTATATACTATCCAGTCCTCTTGATGTATTCCATTCAGGCTTTCTGTTCACAGAATGGACATTTTGCATTCCTCAATATTCCACTAATAACCAGACTGCAGCCAAAGTCCAGGCTAACATAAAAAGAATATATTGTGTTTAAACTACTGCAGAACCACAACCATTCCAACCAGATAGCAGCTGTAGAGCAATGCCCATATTAGAGATTACAAACACGTACAATATTCTATTGCTAGAGAAGATATGCATATACTTCTTTTTACACAAAAGTGGCAGTGTACAAATAGTCTTGCACACAAAAGTTTGCCTCACACATTTGGGCTTACTTATTACTTCTTATGTGTACATATTACTTCTTATGTCACTTATCCATTAATCCCCAATGCATGAACATGTGGCAAAATCAATACATATCTCTTCAAAAGTGACATATTGTCTACACTCAATTCATGAGCATAGCTTTGTAACACCATACCTGTAGCGCACAGCTGTGTCAACAATGCTGAAATTAGATCATAAAAGAAATGACTGCAGTCCATTTTATTGTAATTAGACTGTGCTCACCCACCCTCACCTGACTACCTCAATAAATCCATCACATTATCACAGATTTCTCTTACCCTGGCGTGGGCTTCCTGCTGTCTGACAAAGCTATCCGCAGACAACCGGAGTTTTGCTATTCGAGAATCCCATGTATCCTTAACCAATGTTCGGATTTCATCAGCCTTTGGAATATTATCTACAGCACTAGAGGAGAAAGAGCCAATGACCACATCATCAATTCAATGTAGAAAATCCATGATTAAGAAATATTAAAATAGTAAATCCCTGATGTATGCTACATTGCTCCCATTCTAACAAGCAAGAGGACTATTCTTCATATCTCAAGTTGTAGCACATGTTCTGCTGGTTAGCCAATTAATCAGAATAATGTTCTCTCATAATATTTAACTATTTAATTCTGCATCCCACTAATCTGAAATCACTGAATGCTACAGGTAAGATGAACGCCAATATACCACAACAGAAGACAGCCATCATGCTAATTAGTGGAAATCCCTAAATCAAATCTAATCCAGCacccaatttttttctttgttggcaTTGTCAGAATTTATCTAccaaaacccttttttaaaaacagggttTTGCCTTCTAGAAGCTTATGAGCTAATACATTCATTGTTTTTTAAGGTACCACAAGACACTGTATTAGTAAGAGTAACTAATCTTCATTCAGTACAATAAGAGACATACTAACTAGTTTAGCAATAGCTTGGTTAATTCCATATAGTAAGGGCTTGGCATCGGGGTGAAAGTATCTTC of the Sphaerodactylus townsendi isolate TG3544 unplaced genomic scaffold, MPM_Stown_v2.3 scaffold_245, whole genome shotgun sequence genome contains:
- the LOC125425269 gene encoding genetic suppressor element 1-like, whose amino-acid sequence is MVSASRHTDKEKLVEMLHAMKQKSASTAVTVKSSPRDSPTIVQAEPQVQQTAVETDKPVGVAAASLPETQKTAEPSRIEQLRPHELQRAKETIPVSVEKPKLSDGRTAKKSLSILNYVRGPLPKDIPVPLSHSMNGKNKPWEPFIAEEFAHQFHESVLQSTQKALQKHKGNAMAHTAEHNHKVDASIHYNIPELQTSTWISPPQQNGQKDSQHKGFIPQHDKVSDSEEEEEEEEDYSRPKWQGIEAIFEAYQEHIEEQNLERQVLQTQCRRLEAQLF
- the GINS2 gene encoding DNA replication complex GINS protein PSF2, whose translation is MAVEKLEQIRDQERKEDTFTPMPSPYYMELTKLLLNYAVDNIPKADEIRTLVKDTWDSRIAKLRLSADSFVRQQEAHARLDNLTLMEINTTGAFLTQALDHMYKLRTNLQPGENTQSQDF